A genomic stretch from Hyalangium ruber includes:
- a CDS encoding bifunctional acetate--CoA ligase family protein/GNAT family N-acetyltransferase: protein MSTRSPLDPSYDLLHQQARHSLDALFSPRSVAVVGASERPGSVGRTLLWNLIRSPFGGTVYPIHPKRPNVLGIRAWPSLSALPEPVELAVVVTPAPTVPAVIRECADLGVKGAIILSAGFKETGPEGLRLEQDVLREARRGRMRLLGPNCLGLMRPTTGLNATFAGAMARPGNVALISQSGALLTAILDWSQRETVGFSAFVSLGSMLDVGWGDLIDYLGNDPHTRSILLYMESIGDARAFLSAAREVALHKPIIVIKAGRTEQAAQAAATHTGTLTGSDEVLTAAFRRAGVLRVDSISDLFYMAEVLAKQPRPEGRRLTLVTNAGAPGVLATDALVAGGGELAKLSDTTLGALNSFLPPQWSHGNPVDILGDATPERYAKTLEVAGADENSDGLLVILTPQDMTEPTQTADRLKPYAKLGKPVIASWMGGSEVAAGERILNDAGIPTFGYPDTAARIFNYMWRYSYYLSALYETPTLAEEPTGNARERTRQLIDAARAQGRTVLSEYESKQLLAAYGIPTVETHLAATADEAVARAEALGYPVVVKLHSRSITHKTDVGGVRLNLGSAAAVREAVEGIRARLGELGKADSFEGVTVQPMVRLDGYELIVGSSLDAQFGPVLLFGSGGVLVEVFQDRALGLPPLNTTLARRLMERTRIHEALKGVRGRPPVDLSALEHLLVRFSQLVVEQRLIREVDINPLLVSPERLLALDARVVLHAPEVKESELPPLAIQPYPHQYEGRLRTRNGEELHLRPIRPEDEPKMVAFHRALSEQSVFMRYAGMMRLDQRVTHERLARICFIDYARELALVAEKSTPEGGEIVAVGRLTRLHGTEDGEFAMLISDPMQCQGLGTELLGRLVDIGREWGLARIVADILARNTPMQRVCRKLGFEILRSEDPQEDMVKAVKVLG, encoded by the coding sequence ATGTCCACCCGCTCGCCGCTCGACCCCTCGTACGACTTGCTGCACCAGCAGGCCCGTCACTCGCTCGATGCGCTCTTCTCGCCGCGCAGCGTGGCGGTCGTCGGTGCCAGCGAGCGCCCGGGCAGCGTGGGCCGCACCCTGCTGTGGAACCTCATCCGCAGCCCCTTCGGCGGCACCGTCTACCCCATCCACCCCAAGCGCCCGAACGTGCTGGGCATCCGCGCATGGCCCTCCCTCTCCGCGCTGCCCGAGCCGGTGGAACTCGCCGTGGTGGTGACGCCCGCGCCCACCGTGCCCGCCGTCATCCGCGAGTGCGCGGACCTCGGCGTCAAGGGCGCCATCATCCTCTCCGCGGGCTTCAAGGAGACGGGCCCGGAGGGCCTGCGCCTGGAGCAGGACGTGCTGCGCGAGGCGAGGCGCGGGCGCATGCGCCTGCTCGGTCCCAACTGCCTGGGACTGATGCGGCCCACCACGGGACTCAACGCCACCTTCGCGGGCGCCATGGCCCGCCCGGGCAACGTGGCCCTCATCAGCCAGAGCGGCGCGCTGCTCACCGCCATCCTCGACTGGAGCCAGCGCGAGACGGTGGGCTTCAGCGCCTTCGTCTCGCTGGGCTCGATGCTGGACGTAGGCTGGGGAGACCTCATCGACTACCTGGGCAATGATCCGCACACGCGCAGCATCCTGCTGTACATGGAATCCATCGGCGACGCGCGCGCGTTCCTCTCGGCGGCGCGCGAGGTGGCGCTGCACAAGCCCATCATCGTCATCAAGGCGGGGCGCACCGAGCAGGCGGCCCAGGCGGCGGCCACGCACACGGGTACGCTGACCGGCAGTGACGAGGTGCTCACGGCCGCGTTCCGCCGCGCGGGCGTGCTGCGCGTGGACAGCATCTCGGACCTCTTCTACATGGCGGAGGTGCTGGCCAAGCAGCCCCGGCCCGAGGGGCGGAGGCTCACGCTGGTGACGAACGCGGGAGCCCCCGGGGTGCTGGCCACGGACGCGCTGGTGGCCGGTGGTGGCGAGCTGGCGAAGCTCTCGGACACGACGCTGGGGGCGCTCAACAGCTTCCTGCCGCCGCAGTGGAGCCACGGCAACCCGGTGGACATCCTCGGAGACGCGACCCCCGAGCGCTACGCCAAGACGCTCGAGGTGGCGGGGGCGGATGAGAACAGCGACGGGCTGCTCGTCATCCTCACGCCGCAGGACATGACGGAGCCCACGCAAACGGCGGACCGGCTCAAGCCCTACGCGAAGCTGGGCAAGCCGGTGATCGCGAGCTGGATGGGAGGCTCGGAGGTAGCCGCGGGCGAGCGCATCCTCAACGACGCGGGCATTCCGACGTTCGGCTACCCGGACACGGCCGCGCGGATCTTCAACTACATGTGGCGCTACAGCTATTACCTCAGCGCCCTGTACGAGACGCCCACCCTGGCAGAGGAGCCCACGGGCAACGCGCGCGAGCGGACGCGGCAGCTCATCGACGCGGCGCGGGCGCAGGGGCGCACGGTGCTCTCGGAGTACGAGTCCAAGCAGCTCCTGGCGGCGTACGGCATCCCCACGGTGGAGACACACCTGGCGGCCACGGCGGACGAGGCGGTGGCGCGAGCGGAGGCGCTGGGCTACCCGGTGGTGGTGAAGCTCCACTCTCGCTCCATCACCCACAAGACGGACGTGGGCGGGGTGCGGCTGAACCTGGGCAGCGCGGCGGCGGTGCGCGAGGCGGTGGAGGGCATTCGCGCGCGCCTGGGCGAGCTGGGCAAGGCCGACAGCTTCGAGGGGGTGACGGTGCAGCCCATGGTGCGGCTGGACGGGTACGAGCTGATCGTCGGCAGCAGCCTGGATGCGCAATTCGGCCCGGTGCTGCTCTTCGGCTCGGGCGGGGTGCTGGTGGAGGTGTTCCAGGACCGAGCGCTGGGGCTACCTCCGCTCAACACCACGCTGGCGCGGCGGCTCATGGAGCGCACGCGCATCCACGAGGCGCTCAAGGGCGTGCGCGGGCGTCCACCGGTGGACCTCTCGGCGCTGGAGCACCTGCTGGTGCGCTTCAGCCAGCTCGTGGTGGAGCAGCGCCTCATCCGAGAGGTGGACATCAACCCGCTGCTCGTCTCGCCCGAGCGGCTGCTGGCGCTGGACGCGCGGGTGGTGCTGCACGCGCCCGAGGTGAAGGAGTCCGAGCTACCCCCACTGGCCATCCAGCCCTACCCGCACCAGTACGAAGGACGGCTGCGGACCCGGAATGGCGAGGAGCTGCACCTGCGCCCCATCCGCCCGGAGGACGAGCCGAAGATGGTGGCCTTCCACCGGGCCCTGTCCGAGCAGAGCGTCTTCATGCGCTACGCGGGGATGATGCGGTTGGACCAGCGCGTAACCCACGAGCGGCTGGCGCGCATCTGCTTCATCGACTACGCGCGGGAGCTGGCGCTGGTGGCCGAGAAGTCCACGCCCGAGGGCGGAGAAATCGTCGCCGTGGGCCGGCTCACACGGCTGCACGGCACCGAGGATGGGGAGTTCGCCATGCTCATCAGCGACCCGATGCAGTGCCAGGGCCTGGGCACGGAGCTGCTGGGGCGGCTGGTGGACATCGGCCGCGAGTGGGGGCTGGCGCGCATCGTGGCCGACATCCTGGCGCGCAACACGCCCATGCAGCGCGTCTGCCGCAAGCTGGGCTTCGAGATCCTCCGCTCCGAGGACCCTCAGGAGGACATGGTGAAGGCGGTGAAGGTCCTCGGCTGA
- a CDS encoding LysR family transcriptional regulator produces MQLESLKMFCDVVETGSFSRAAQLNHVTQSAVSQQIRALENRYEQKLLSRSARQVTPTPAGERLFRGCKEILARFAEVEAEIREQSTEVAGTSTVSTIYSVGLHELQSVQKQLLKSHPKVNMRLNYRRNDQVYDDVILGAAEIGIVAYPQPRAGVDILPFRDDKLAVVCAPSHPFATKAKVSLTALSGVPFIAFDREAPTRKALDRLFREKNLDLNPVMEMDNVETIKRAVEMGLGVAILPLSTCQAEVQGATLVVKPFAEGPVSRPIGLLIRKGKYLDRASAAVLEAFKQAALLEE; encoded by the coding sequence ATGCAGCTTGAATCCTTGAAGATGTTCTGTGACGTGGTGGAGACGGGCTCCTTTTCGCGGGCCGCGCAGCTCAACCATGTGACGCAGTCGGCGGTGAGCCAGCAGATCCGCGCGCTGGAGAACCGCTACGAGCAGAAGCTCCTGTCGCGCAGCGCCCGCCAGGTGACGCCGACGCCGGCCGGAGAGCGCCTGTTCCGCGGGTGCAAGGAGATTCTGGCTCGCTTCGCGGAGGTGGAGGCGGAGATCCGCGAGCAGTCCACCGAGGTGGCGGGCACCTCCACGGTGTCCACCATCTACTCGGTGGGCCTGCACGAGCTGCAGAGCGTGCAGAAGCAGCTGCTCAAGAGCCACCCCAAGGTGAACATGCGCCTGAACTACCGGCGCAACGACCAGGTGTACGACGACGTCATCCTCGGGGCGGCGGAGATTGGCATCGTCGCCTACCCGCAGCCGCGCGCGGGCGTGGACATCCTCCCCTTCCGCGACGACAAGCTCGCGGTGGTGTGCGCCCCCAGCCACCCGTTCGCCACCAAGGCGAAGGTGAGCCTCACGGCGCTCTCGGGTGTGCCCTTCATCGCCTTCGACCGCGAGGCGCCCACGCGCAAGGCGCTGGACCGGCTCTTCCGCGAGAAGAACCTGGACCTCAACCCGGTGATGGAGATGGACAACGTCGAGACCATCAAGCGGGCGGTGGAGATGGGGCTGGGCGTGGCCATCCTGCCGCTGTCCACCTGCCAGGCCGAGGTGCAGGGCGCCACCCTGGTGGTGAAGCCCTTCGCCGAGGGCCCTGTCTCGCGGCCCATCGGCCTGCTCATCCGCAAGGGCAAGTACCTGGACCGGGCCTCCGCCGCGGTGCTGGAGGCCTTCAAGCAGGCCGCGCTCCTGGAGGAGTAG
- a CDS encoding DofB protein, translating to MSAAVRLEVIDRVMFTRWTRPPTKQDVTNLLAEASGLRERLGSPLIYVASIDSRVKIPNAEERSNLNDLLFRGRTMADSAHIVIEGSDLQNSLQRVIISGMLIVTRTYDDYLAVHKTIDSVAPDLNRRLGKDPAPIIQLARERGLAV from the coding sequence GTGAGCGCTGCGGTGAGGCTGGAGGTCATCGACCGGGTGATGTTCACGCGGTGGACACGTCCGCCCACCAAGCAGGACGTCACCAACCTGCTGGCCGAGGCCTCGGGGCTCCGGGAGCGGCTGGGCTCGCCGCTCATCTACGTGGCCTCCATCGACTCGCGGGTGAAGATTCCCAACGCCGAGGAGCGCTCCAACCTCAATGACTTGCTCTTCCGGGGCCGGACGATGGCCGACTCGGCGCACATCGTCATCGAGGGGAGCGATCTGCAGAACAGCCTTCAGCGCGTCATCATCTCGGGGATGTTGATCGTCACCCGGACGTATGACGACTACCTCGCGGTACACAAGACGATCGACTCGGTAGCGCCGGATCTGAACCGGCGCCTGGGCAAGGACCCCGCCCCCATCATCCAATTGGCGCGCGAGCGGGGCCTGGCCGTCTAA
- a CDS encoding ATP-dependent DNA ligase, whose amino-acid sequence MRPTRPAAPASWGPLELPLTPPYPPMEAELEREVPAGDDWQYEPKWDGFRCVAYRDGEYVELQSKAGQPLGRYFPELVAAVRKLRPKRFVVDGEIVIPEEGGFSFDALLQRIHPAASRVAKLAAETPSRLYVFDLLVDSRGQRRTEEPLLQRRRRLESFAVSYLQDTGQIRLSPATRSADVARAWLGSPGMDGVVAKRLSAPYASGERTAMVKVKPQRTADCVVGGFRWAEKREHGVGSLLLGLYDEDGLLHHVGFCSSFSAKAKKELVEPLESLRGGEGFTGKAPGGPSRWSKRDTAWEPLKTQLVVEVAYDYFSQGRFRHGTQFLRWRPEKAPEQCRMEQVLRRRKQVEVPHFEPGEASAP is encoded by the coding sequence ATGAGACCGACCCGACCCGCGGCGCCTGCTTCCTGGGGGCCGCTCGAGCTGCCGCTCACGCCACCCTATCCGCCCATGGAGGCGGAGCTGGAGCGGGAGGTGCCGGCCGGAGACGACTGGCAATACGAGCCCAAGTGGGACGGCTTCCGGTGCGTCGCCTACCGCGACGGAGAGTACGTGGAGCTGCAGTCCAAGGCGGGGCAGCCGCTGGGCCGGTACTTCCCGGAGCTCGTCGCGGCGGTGCGAAAGCTGCGGCCCAAGCGCTTCGTGGTGGACGGGGAGATCGTCATTCCGGAGGAAGGGGGATTCTCGTTCGATGCGTTGCTGCAGCGCATCCACCCCGCGGCCAGCCGGGTGGCGAAGCTGGCGGCCGAGACGCCCTCGCGGCTCTACGTGTTCGATCTGCTGGTGGACTCGCGGGGGCAGCGCCGCACCGAGGAGCCGCTGCTGCAGCGGCGGCGCAGGCTGGAGTCCTTCGCCGTGAGCTACCTCCAGGACACGGGGCAGATCCGACTCTCTCCGGCGACGCGCTCGGCGGACGTGGCCCGGGCGTGGCTTGGCTCTCCGGGAATGGACGGGGTGGTGGCCAAGCGCCTCTCGGCGCCGTATGCCTCGGGGGAGCGCACGGCGATGGTGAAGGTGAAGCCGCAGCGCACGGCGGACTGCGTGGTGGGAGGCTTCCGCTGGGCGGAGAAGCGAGAGCACGGGGTGGGCTCGCTGCTGCTGGGGCTGTACGATGAGGACGGGCTGCTGCACCATGTGGGCTTCTGCTCGAGCTTCTCCGCGAAGGCGAAGAAGGAGCTCGTCGAGCCACTCGAGTCGCTCCGGGGAGGGGAGGGCTTCACCGGCAAGGCGCCCGGAGGCCCGAGCCGCTGGAGCAAGCGCGACACCGCCTGGGAGCCACTGAAGACGCAGCTGGTGGTGGAGGTGGCGTACGACTACTTCAGCCAGGGACGCTTCCGACATGGCACCCAGTTCCTGCGCTGGAGGCCGGAGAAGGCGCCCGAGCAATGCCGCATGGAGCAGGTGCTCCGGAGACGTAAGCAGGTGGAGGTGCCGCACTTCGAGCCGGGCGAAGCCAGCGCGCCGTGA
- a CDS encoding class I SAM-dependent methyltransferase yields MSEEDRQRWNTRYREQAGPSGPSGFLQSLVGQLPSTGRALEVAGGLGHDARWLARRGLDVTLVDVSDVALERAAAAAREEGVALRTQRVDVETEPLPPGPYALVVCLNFLWRPLFAAFPKVLAPGGLLVFAQPTRSNLQRHPHPSARFLLEDGELPRLLQELEPVSYTEGWTEEGRHEARLVATLPGLTALAR; encoded by the coding sequence ATGAGCGAGGAAGATCGACAGAGGTGGAACACCCGCTACCGCGAGCAGGCGGGGCCGTCAGGGCCCTCCGGGTTCCTCCAGTCGCTCGTGGGGCAGTTGCCGAGCACGGGGCGAGCCCTGGAGGTGGCGGGAGGGCTCGGCCATGACGCGCGGTGGCTCGCCCGGCGGGGCCTGGACGTCACGCTGGTGGACGTCTCGGACGTCGCGCTGGAGCGGGCCGCGGCGGCCGCGCGCGAGGAAGGGGTTGCGCTGCGGACGCAGCGGGTGGACGTGGAGACGGAGCCCCTGCCGCCTGGGCCCTACGCGCTGGTGGTGTGCCTGAACTTCCTCTGGCGCCCGCTGTTCGCGGCGTTTCCAAAGGTGCTCGCGCCGGGAGGGCTGCTCGTCTTCGCCCAGCCGACCCGGAGCAACCTCCAGCGGCACCCGCACCCGTCCGCCCGCTTCCTGCTGGAGGATGGCGAACTGCCGCGCCTGCTCCAGGAACTGGAGCCCGTCTCGTACACCGAGGGGTGGACGGAGGAGGGGCGGCACGAGGCGCGGCTGGTGGCGACCTTGCCGGGGCTCACGGCACTGGCGCGGTGA
- the ligD gene encoding non-homologous end-joining DNA ligase, with amino-acid sequence MNAQALAILDEGASGERLLRLGDQELKLTHLDKPFWPELGITKGDLLRYYAQVAPVLLPHLQGRAMVMKRYPNGAFGPFFFMKRAPEPRPAWIRTCSITHSSGNVIDFPVVEDLATLLWIINLGCIDLNPWYARCDDVQRPDYLHFDLDPGQARWEQVVETGFILRDVLTRLKMPTLVKTSGSKGLHVYVPIRRGPTQKQVWTIAKALAQELAKEHPELITAEYRIVKRPAGRVLVDYNQNAWGRTLASLYSVRPTRHASVSTPVTWEELEAGARIEDFTLSNVPARVKRRGDLWKKLLAPKGRVELERFL; translated from the coding sequence ATGAACGCGCAGGCGCTGGCCATCCTCGATGAAGGCGCGAGCGGGGAGCGGTTGCTCCGGCTGGGGGACCAGGAGCTGAAGCTGACGCACCTGGACAAGCCGTTCTGGCCCGAGCTGGGCATCACCAAGGGGGACCTGCTGCGCTACTACGCCCAGGTGGCGCCGGTGCTCCTGCCGCACCTCCAGGGGCGCGCCATGGTGATGAAGCGCTACCCGAATGGCGCCTTCGGCCCGTTCTTCTTCATGAAGCGGGCGCCCGAGCCGCGCCCGGCGTGGATCCGCACCTGCTCCATCACCCACTCCTCGGGCAACGTCATCGATTTTCCGGTGGTCGAGGACCTGGCGACGCTGCTGTGGATCATCAACCTGGGCTGCATTGACCTGAACCCCTGGTACGCCCGCTGCGATGACGTGCAGCGGCCCGACTACCTGCACTTCGATCTGGATCCAGGGCAGGCGCGCTGGGAGCAGGTGGTGGAGACGGGGTTCATCCTGAGGGATGTGCTGACGCGGCTGAAGATGCCGACGCTGGTGAAGACCTCGGGCTCCAAGGGGCTGCATGTCTACGTGCCCATCCGCCGGGGGCCGACGCAGAAGCAGGTGTGGACCATCGCGAAGGCGCTGGCGCAGGAGCTCGCCAAGGAGCACCCGGAGCTCATCACCGCCGAGTACCGCATCGTCAAGCGCCCGGCGGGCCGCGTGCTCGTGGACTACAACCAGAACGCGTGGGGGCGCACGCTCGCGTCCCTCTACTCGGTGCGCCCCACGCGCCACGCCAGCGTGTCCACCCCGGTGACGTGGGAGGAGCTCGAGGCCGGCGCGCGCATCGAGGACTTCACCCTGTCCAACGTGCCCGCGCGGGTGAAGCGCCGGGGAGACCTCTGGAAGAAGCTGCTCGCCCCGAAGGGGAGGGTGGAGCTGGAGAGGTTCCTATGA
- a CDS encoding GNAT family N-acetyltransferase, protein MSPPPVILATPRIELTEMLPPDAEAVFELNSDPEVIRYTGDGPFASVEAARDFLTAYPDYRTYGYGRWAMRRKSDGAMLGWCGLKYLRDTQETDLGYRLYRRHWGQGYATEAGLACLAYGFDTLGLSRIVARVVEANVASVRVLEKCGLRRIGSIDFDGEPGLLFAVERPLP, encoded by the coding sequence GTGTCCCCACCCCCTGTGATTCTGGCAACGCCTCGAATCGAGCTGACGGAGATGCTCCCTCCGGATGCGGAGGCCGTCTTCGAGCTGAACTCCGACCCGGAGGTCATCCGGTACACGGGGGACGGGCCCTTCGCCTCCGTCGAGGCGGCCCGGGACTTCCTCACCGCGTACCCGGACTACCGCACCTACGGCTACGGCCGGTGGGCCATGCGCCGCAAGTCCGATGGGGCCATGCTCGGCTGGTGCGGGCTCAAGTACCTGCGGGACACGCAGGAGACCGATTTGGGCTACCGCCTCTACCGCCGCCACTGGGGCCAGGGCTATGCCACCGAGGCGGGCCTGGCCTGCCTCGCCTATGGGTTCGACACCCTGGGCCTCTCGCGCATCGTCGCGCGCGTCGTGGAGGCCAACGTGGCCTCCGTCCGGGTCCTCGAGAAGTGCGGCCTGCGGCGGATCGGCTCGATCGACTTCGATGGAGAGCCCGGCCTGCTCTTCGCCGTGGAGCGCCCCCTTCCCTAG
- a CDS encoding MJ1255/VC2487 family glycosyltransferase: protein MRILYGVVGEGMGHATRSRVLLEELTREHEVHIVVSGRARDYLAKRFQNVHGIWGYTLAYEGNSVSKWQTLLQNLQGAVTGWPQNIRQYFELVEKFQPDVVVSDFESFSYMFAKLHRLPVISVDNMQIINRCKHEPELLVGFEDAYEGTRTIVKAKLPGAFHYLVTTFFYPPVRKERTTLAPSILRPEILEAKSEPGEHLLVYQTSTTNTELPNILKQSGLPCRIYGLRRDISEDVVDGNLMYRPFSEKGFIDDLRTARAVVAGGGYTLMSEAVYLHKPLLSIPVEGQFEQVINALYLEKLGYGMYTKQLTHEALTDFLSRVPQCQEALKGYTQDGNKQLIAALREQLERAYEHRGHWRAEMAERE, encoded by the coding sequence ATGCGAATCCTCTACGGTGTCGTTGGCGAGGGCATGGGACATGCGACGCGCTCACGGGTGCTGCTCGAGGAGCTCACGCGCGAGCACGAGGTCCACATCGTCGTCTCCGGGCGGGCGAGGGACTACCTGGCCAAGCGCTTCCAGAACGTGCATGGCATCTGGGGCTACACCCTGGCTTATGAGGGCAACTCGGTCAGCAAGTGGCAGACGCTGCTGCAGAACCTGCAGGGCGCGGTGACGGGCTGGCCGCAGAACATCCGCCAGTACTTCGAACTGGTGGAGAAGTTCCAGCCGGACGTCGTCGTCAGCGATTTCGAGAGCTTCAGCTACATGTTCGCCAAGCTGCACCGGCTGCCGGTCATCAGCGTGGACAACATGCAGATCATCAACCGGTGCAAGCACGAGCCGGAGCTGCTGGTGGGCTTCGAGGATGCGTACGAGGGCACCCGCACCATCGTGAAGGCCAAGCTGCCGGGGGCCTTCCACTACCTGGTCACCACGTTCTTCTACCCGCCGGTCCGCAAGGAGCGCACCACGCTGGCGCCCTCCATCCTGCGCCCCGAAATCCTGGAGGCGAAGTCGGAGCCGGGCGAGCACCTGCTGGTGTACCAGACGTCCACGACGAACACCGAGCTGCCCAACATCCTCAAGCAGAGCGGGCTGCCGTGCCGCATCTACGGGCTGCGCCGCGACATCTCCGAGGACGTGGTGGACGGCAACCTCATGTACCGGCCCTTCAGCGAGAAGGGCTTCATCGACGATTTGCGCACCGCGCGCGCGGTGGTGGCCGGCGGCGGCTACACGCTGATGAGCGAGGCGGTGTACCTGCACAAGCCGCTGCTGTCGATTCCGGTGGAGGGCCAGTTCGAGCAGGTCATCAACGCGCTGTACCTGGAGAAGCTCGGGTACGGCATGTACACGAAGCAGCTCACGCACGAGGCGCTCACGGACTTCCTGTCGCGGGTACCCCAGTGCCAGGAGGCGCTCAAGGGCTACACGCAGGACGGCAACAAGCAGTTGATCGCCGCCCTGCGCGAGCAGCTCGAGCGCGCCTACGAGCACCGGGGGCACTGGCGCGCGGAGATGGCCGAGCGTGAGTGA
- a CDS encoding M48 family metallopeptidase, whose product MRRMMRWAGGLAVLCGLLAVPALADTRGFDPVAATDAYLASVPPEAKARSDAYFEGGYWLLLWEPLYGLAVAWVLMRFGLSSRMRNLGQRFGGKGFFGTVLYAIQYLVLAALLSFPLTVYTDFVREHQYDLSNQGFGDWFGQLLIELAVTAVMAGLATGVLYAVIRAAPKRWWVWAAGVGVGFLVVALLLGPVFISPLFNEYKPLEPGPIRDKVLSMARANGVPAEHVYMFDASRQSKRISANVSGIFGTLRISLNDNLLNRSTPEEIQMVMAHELGHYVLNHVYEMLLSFSLVLLVGFAFIAWALPRVLARWGKRWGVEEVGDPAGLPVLMALLSLYFLVATPVTNTVVRANEAEADLFGLNASGQPDGFATVALKLGEYRKLAPGPLEEFLLFDHPSGRSRILMGMRWKAEHQAP is encoded by the coding sequence ATGCGACGGATGATGCGGTGGGCAGGAGGGCTGGCCGTGCTCTGTGGGCTCCTGGCGGTGCCGGCGCTGGCCGACACGCGGGGCTTCGATCCTGTCGCCGCGACCGACGCGTACCTCGCCAGCGTGCCGCCCGAGGCGAAGGCGCGCTCGGATGCCTACTTCGAGGGAGGGTACTGGCTGCTGCTCTGGGAGCCGCTCTACGGGCTGGCGGTGGCGTGGGTGCTGATGCGCTTTGGCCTCAGCTCCCGCATGAGGAACCTGGGGCAGCGGTTCGGAGGCAAGGGCTTCTTCGGCACGGTGCTCTACGCCATCCAGTACCTCGTGCTGGCGGCGCTCCTGAGCTTCCCTCTCACCGTGTACACGGACTTCGTGCGCGAGCATCAGTATGACTTGTCCAACCAGGGCTTCGGAGACTGGTTCGGGCAGTTGCTCATCGAGCTCGCGGTGACCGCGGTAATGGCGGGCCTGGCGACGGGGGTGCTCTACGCGGTGATTCGCGCCGCGCCCAAGCGCTGGTGGGTGTGGGCCGCGGGGGTGGGCGTGGGCTTCCTGGTGGTCGCGCTGCTGCTCGGGCCGGTGTTCATCTCGCCGCTCTTCAACGAGTACAAGCCGCTGGAGCCCGGGCCCATCCGCGACAAGGTGCTCTCCATGGCGCGCGCCAACGGCGTGCCCGCCGAGCACGTCTACATGTTCGACGCCTCGCGCCAGTCCAAGCGCATCAGCGCCAACGTGAGCGGCATCTTCGGCACCCTGCGCATCTCGCTCAACGACAACCTGCTCAACCGCTCGACGCCCGAGGAGATCCAGATGGTGATGGCGCACGAGCTGGGCCACTACGTGCTCAACCACGTGTACGAGATGTTGCTCTCGTTCTCGCTGGTGCTGCTGGTGGGCTTCGCCTTCATCGCCTGGGCGCTGCCCCGGGTGTTGGCGCGGTGGGGCAAGCGCTGGGGCGTGGAGGAGGTGGGAGACCCCGCCGGGCTGCCGGTGCTCATGGCCCTGCTGTCGCTCTATTTCCTGGTGGCCACGCCCGTGACGAACACCGTGGTCCGCGCCAACGAGGCGGAGGCGGACCTGTTCGGGCTGAACGCCTCGGGCCAGCCGGACGGCTTCGCCACCGTGGCGCTCAAGCTGGGCGAGTACCGCAAGCTCGCCCCGGGCCCGCTGGAGGAGTTCCTGCTCTTCGATCACCCCAGCGGGCGCTCGCGCATCCTCATGGGTATGCGCTGGAAGGCCGAGCACCAGGCCCCGTAG
- a CDS encoding quinone oxidoreductase family protein has protein sequence MKAIRYHETGGPEVLRFEEVPEPAPGPGEVLLQVHATGVNFADTERRRGLYDTKVPLPRILGSEAAGIVTAVGAGVDPALVGRRVVTLTVGSYAEVVKAQASGLVLLPESVSFEVAAAVPVQGLTAYHLLRTVGQVREGQSVLVHAAAGGVGVLAVQLAKAAGARVFGTVSSEAKARLIQELGVEEVIRYDREDVVAEVHKRTGGRGVDLVLDAVGASTWAGSLQALALFGHLVSYGSASGPPPPVDVEALFAKSLKVSAYWLHTPHPPGLHHRALEELVREVAEQRLRILIGLKLPLAEAAEAHRRLEGRETVGKVVLTVRSPESPRYRLSGK, from the coding sequence ATGAAAGCGATTCGTTACCACGAGACGGGTGGGCCCGAGGTGCTGCGGTTCGAGGAAGTACCCGAGCCAGCGCCGGGGCCGGGTGAGGTGCTGCTCCAGGTCCACGCCACGGGGGTGAACTTCGCGGACACGGAGCGGCGGCGAGGGCTCTACGACACGAAGGTGCCGCTGCCGAGGATTCTCGGGAGCGAGGCCGCGGGAATCGTCACGGCAGTGGGAGCCGGAGTGGACCCGGCGCTGGTGGGGCGGCGGGTCGTGACGCTGACGGTGGGCAGCTATGCCGAGGTGGTGAAGGCCCAGGCCAGCGGGCTGGTGCTGCTGCCCGAGAGCGTGTCCTTCGAGGTGGCGGCGGCGGTGCCGGTGCAAGGGCTGACGGCGTACCACCTGCTGCGCACGGTGGGACAGGTCCGCGAGGGCCAGTCGGTGCTCGTCCACGCGGCGGCGGGAGGCGTGGGAGTGCTGGCGGTGCAACTGGCGAAGGCGGCGGGGGCGCGTGTCTTCGGCACGGTCTCGAGCGAGGCCAAGGCCCGGCTCATCCAGGAACTGGGCGTCGAGGAGGTCATCCGCTACGACCGGGAGGACGTGGTGGCGGAGGTCCACAAGCGCACGGGAGGCCGGGGTGTGGACCTGGTGCTGGACGCGGTGGGGGCGAGCACGTGGGCAGGAAGCCTGCAAGCGCTGGCGCTGTTCGGGCACCTGGTGAGCTATGGCTCGGCGAGCGGCCCGCCGCCTCCGGTGGACGTGGAGGCGCTCTTCGCCAAGTCGCTGAAGGTGAGCGCGTACTGGTTGCACACGCCGCACCCGCCAGGGCTGCACCACCGGGCCTTGGAGGAACTGGTGCGCGAGGTAGCGGAGCAGCGGCTGCGAATCCTCATCGGGCTGAAGCTGCCGCTGGCCGAAGCGGCGGAGGCGCACCGGAGGCTGGAGGGCCGGGAGACGGTGGGCAAGGTGGTGCTCACCGTGCGGAGTCCCGAGTCTCCTCGCTATAGGCTCTCAGGAAAGTAA